From a region of the Triticum aestivum cultivar Chinese Spring chromosome 7D, IWGSC CS RefSeq v2.1, whole genome shotgun sequence genome:
- the LOC123170067 gene encoding protein FAR1-RELATED SEQUENCE 5, with product MEFAETGISLLVRGSGSRPSNDSTEPPISPDSSGFSRHPGAMGTVREFVEDDPSGRFADLLDTVEGVVPDGSDSDEKKSTRAENIYVTMDDKVGWVSRKRRDVMPDERSTSADRVIALEKALTGFADNHSETVVIPSVGLTFDSINEAYEFYNLYSWETGFGVRYAKSRSNVKGTKCMQEFVCCYSGKPKEANSKSSRCQCQAMIRLLRTDDEGWYINEFRSNHNHHMLNTCAEKLRFPSHRHIDKYTRELVSQLRQNNVNVSKVYSIIATFFGRVENVPFTKRCLRTLCGKLSREQADDDVRNTMAIFSEMKAQDGEFTYNVQVDDESRIRTHMWTNGRSKTQFHHFGDVVTFDTTYKTNLYDMPFGLFVGVNNHFQSVLYAGVLMRDETEDTFKWIFDEFMKMMGGKKPITILTDQARAMEKAIEDVYPNSTHRWCKWHVLKKAKENLGAHYTKKSDFRAEFHKLVHEMLTIDEFEDGWAALLDKYSLKNNPYLTQIYETRLKWAKPYFAGKFCARQTSTGRSETANHMLKQYVPPSCSMNLFVKQYNKLQFDREQEEGFQEKRTRLSRAVLKVNTALEVHASKIYTRKMFEILGEILYESGRYDVEEIIAKQKYIVTHQKAEHREKWFKCRFEVNVTDNLGYFSCICGLFEHMGMVCCHSLQVMVFLRLKQIPPRHILKRWSIHGRDNLPGHLKHYQQDMGPPDAPTFRHSALYITALEVANMGDRNPAAFEFMMSGLVELRTRGGEVCAFNDGLGVVEQQVSNNAVAVGPKLNTISSVRSVEGNRTKSRDATSVSVHPPMSQASEASCPNGDGYNSEFSEAASRLMTNTEEELLAPERNKKRGRPTTSRDKAPYEKDSAKRSRFCSVCRGKGHKSSTCPDRGDVPKKERKVATCGKCGVPGHRRTTCSKPLMSTMAGVPPSH from the exons ATGGAGTTCGCGGAGACGGGGATCAG TTTGTTGGTGCGTGGTTCTGGATCTAGGCCATCCAATGACTCGACCGAGCCGCCAATCTCACCAGATTCGTCGGGGTTTTCAAGGCATCCGGGAGCCATGGGCACGGTGCGAGAGTTCGTGGAAGATGACCCGAGCGGCCGATTCGCCGATTTATTGGATACAGTCGAAGGTGTTGTACCAGACGGCAGTGATTCAGATGAGAAAAAGTCCACCAGGGCGGAAAACATATATGTAACGATGGACGACAAAGTTGGCTGGGTTAGCAG GAAACGGAGGGATGTCATGCCAGACGAAAGATCAACAAGTGCAGACAGGGTCATCGCGCTGGAAAAAGCGCTAACCGGGTTTGCAGATAATCATTCAGAAACTGTGGTGATCCCGTCAGTTGGGCTGACATTTGATTCAATAAACGAGGCGTATGAGTTCTACAACCTGTACTCTTGGGAAACTGGATTTGGGGTTCGGtatgcaaagagcaggtctaatgTAAAAGGAACAAAATGCATGCAGGAGTTCGTCTGCTGCTACTCG GGCAAACCAAAAGAAGCAAATTCGAAATcttcacgatgccaatgccagGCCATGATAAGGCTCCTCCGAACTGATGATGAAGGATGGTACATCAACGAATTTAGGTCCAATCACAACCACCACATGCTGAATACTTGTGCTGAGAAGTTGCGTTTCCCCTCGCATAGACATATTGACAAATACACTAGAGAGCTAGTTTCCCAACTGAGACAGAACAATGTAAACGTGAGCAAGGTTTATAGTATAATCGCAACATTTTTTGGTAGAGTTGAGAATGTGCCATTCACCAAGAGATGTTTAAGGACTCTGTGTGGAAAGCTCAGCAGAGAGCAGGCTGATGATGATGTGCGAAACACGATGGCTATTTTTTCAGAAATGAAAGCACAAGATGGCGAGTTCACGTACAATGTTCAGGTAGATGATGAGAGTAGGATACGAACGCATATGTGGACAAACGGTCGTAGCAAAACACAGTTCCATCACTTTGGTGATGTTGTCACTTTTGACACCACATACAAAACCAACCTGTATGATATGCCTTTTGGCCTGTTTGTGGGGGTGAATAATCATTTTCAAAGTGTGCTTTATGCGGGGGTTTTGATGCGAGATGAGACTGAGGATACATTCAAATGGATTTTCGACGAATTCATGAAGATGATGGGTGGTAAAAAACCAATTACAATTTTAACAG ATCAAGCTAGAGCCATGGAAAAGGCGATCGAGGATGTGTATCCCAATTCGACGCATCGCTGGTGCAAATGGCATGTTCTGAAGAAGGCTAAAGAAAATCTAGGTGCTCATTACACCAAGAAGTCAGATTTCAGGGCTGAATTCCACAAGCTTGTTCACGAGATGCTGACAATTGATGAATTCGAGGACGGCTGGGCAGCACTACTTGACAAATATTCACTGAAAAACAATCCATATCTTACACAGATATACGAGACTAGGCTGAAGTGGGCAAAACCTTACTTTGCCGGGAAATTTTGTGCTAGGCAAACCAGCACTGGCAGGAGCGAAACTGCAAACCACATGTTGAAGCAGTACGTCCCTCCGTCGTGTTCAATGAATCTTTTTGTCAAACAATACAACAAGCTCCAGTTCGACCGAGAACAGGAAGAAGGTTTCCAAGAGAAACGCACAAGACTG AGTCGCGCTGTGCTCAAGGTGAATACCGCTCTTGAAGTCCATGCGAGCAAGATATATACCAGGAAGATGTTCGAGATTTTAGGGGAGATACTGTATGAATCTGGAAGATATGATGTTGAAGAAATCATAGCAAAGCAAAAATACATAGTTACGCACCAGAAAGCCGAGCACCGTGAGAAGTGGTTCAAGTGCCGTTTTGAGGTTAATGTGACTGATAACCTTGGTTATTTTTCGTGCATCTGTGGCCTGTTCGAGCACATGGGCATGGTTTGTTGCCATTCGTTGCAG GTGATGGTTTTCCTACGTCTGAAGCAGATACCTCCCAGGCACATATTGAAAAGGTGGAGCATACACGGTAGAGACAACCTGCCTGGGCACCTGAAGCACTATCAGCAAGACATGGGGCCACCGGACGCACCCACTTTCAGGCATTCTGCTCTGTACATCACCGCGCTGGAGGTTGCAAATATGGGCGATAGGAACCCGGCGGCTTTTGAGTTTATGATGTCGGGCCTGGTTGAACTGAGAACAAGAGGTGGTGAGGTATGTGCGTTCAACGATGGGCTGGGCGTCGTTGAGCAGCAGGTCTCCAACAATGCAGTTGCTGTAGGTCCGAAGTTGAACACAATTTCCTCTGTAAGAAGTGTGGAAGGCAATCGAACCAAATCGCGTGATGCCACATCAGTGTCCGTGCATCCTCCAATGAGTCAGGCCTCAGAAGCATCATGCCCGAATGGTGATGGGTACAATTCAGAATTCTCCGAAGCCGCATCACGGCTAATGACCAACACTGAAGAAGAATTGCTTGCACCGgaaagaaacaagaaacgaggtcgACCAACTACCAGCCGTGACAAAGCTCCTTATGAGAAGGACAGCGCAAAAAGATCTAGGTTCTGTTCCGTCTGCAGGGGCAAAGGGCACAAATCCAGCACTTGCCCTGATAGAGGCGACGTcccaaaaaaggaaaggaaggtggcAACATGCGGCAAATGCGGGGTTCCAGGGCACCGAAGGACGACTTGCAGCAAGCCTCTCATGTCGACGATGGCCGGTGTCCCTCCTTCACATTAG